The Paenibacillus thermoaerophilus genome contains the following window.
AGAATACTCGTTCCGGGACAGAAAATAGTCGTCAGGGAATTGCATGAACGGTACGGAATCAGCGAAACGCCGATCAAGCAGGCGTTAAATCGGCTCGTTACCGAAGGATTGGTCGAGAGCTTTCCCCGCAGGGGCATGTGCGTCAGAAAAGTGAAATGGCAGGAAATTGAGGAATTGATGGATATCCGGTGCATGTTCGAAACCTACTACATCGACCGGGTCATGGAGACATTCAAAAACAATGCGGAGATCCGGGAGAAGTTCCTGGAGAATTTGACGGAACATAAACGCATCATCGAAAATATCCGGGATCTGAACGATTATTTTCAAAATTACTATTTGGACCAGGAGTTCCATCAGCTATTCGTCAAATGCTCGGGAAATCATCGCATGTTGCAAATCTACAACAACTTGGGGACCCACGTGTACGCCCACTACGTATACGGCCGTCAGCCGAGAGAAGGGATGATCCAGGGCGTCAAGGAGCACGAAGCCATCTATCATGCTTTGACGGCGCAGGACGAAGCGGAGCTCCGCAGGTGTATCGAAGTGCATATCGCTAACGCGAAAAAAAATGTGTATGAGATGCTCCAACACGATCAGGACCGTTAAGCCGGTCCGGCCCGCGGCTTCTTGGTGTTCGACCGGCTGCGGACGATAGGGCGAAAAGAGGTGTGCACGTTGCTCATTCTCATATTGGAGGCGTCGACGGCGTCGGCCAAAGCCATGCTTTACAAGAGCGGCGAAGGCGCAGTTGATCTGTTGTTGAACAACTATTCCGCCGAAGCGGGCGATACCCTTACGTACGACGCCGATAAAATCATGGAAGAAACGCTGCGGACCGGCAAGCGGCTGTTGGAGCGGAACGGAATCGGGCGCGTGGACATGGTGGCCGCCTGCAGCATATGGAGTCACAGTCTGGTGCTTCTGGACAAAAACAAAAGCCCCGTGTCCCGTCTAAGCACATGGGCCGACACCAGCGCGTCCGTCACCACGGACAAATACAGGAAGGATACGGAGCTCTTCACTTCGCTGTACAAGCGCACCGGATGTCCGATCCATGTTTCCTACACGATCTGGAAATATATTCACGAAAAAGAGAACGGAGGATCGGGACGGGCAGCCTTTATCGCGTCCATGCCGGAATATCTCTTTTTGAAACTGACCGGCGAATTTGCCGCATCTATAAGCACCGCTTCGGCCAGCGGATTTCTGAATCTTCATACGCTTCGGTGGGATGAGGAAGCATTGCGGCTGGCCGGGGTCGACGGCAGCATGCTGCCGAACCTGGTGGAGTCGGAATATACGGCTCCTTTGTCGGGAGAAGCGGCGGCGATGCTGGGGCTGGCGGAAGGCACGCCGGTCCTCGTAACGGGAGCCGACGGGTGCATGAACCAGGTGGCGGCGGGCGCCTTCGCAGATCAGATCATGAGCCTTTCCGTTGGAACCAGCGCGGCCATGCGCATCTCCACGGAAAAACCGGTGCTTGCCGATTATCCTTCCACCTGGTGTTACGTAGGGGTGGAGAACATGTGGATCGCCGGTAGCGCCATCGCCGGCGCGGGCAACAGCATCGATTGGATGGGCAAAAAAATTCTCGGTTTTCATCGCGGCATCAGCCTGCAAGATTTGGACCGGGGAGCGGAGCGGTCGCTTATGAAAGGGGAGGCGCCGATCTTTCTTCCCTTTCTGGCCGGCGAGCGTTGTCCGGGCTGGGACGATACGAAACGAGCCATGTTGTTCGAGATGAGGATCGACCACGATCTGTATGACCTGTATTACTCGGCTTTGGAGGGAGTGCTGTTCAATCTGAAACAGTGTTACGAGATTACCCTGCCGATTGTGGGACAGCCGCCGAAATGGATCAGCATATCGGGGGGAATCGAGAAATCGCCGTTCTGGCTTCGAATGGCCGCTTCGATATTCGGGCTGCCGGTTCACACGGACGGCCTGCTGCACGCGTCGCTGGTGGGAACCGCCTACATGGGTCTCAAAGCGGCAGGCGAAATCGCTTCCGTCAAGGACATCAAGCCGACGTTCAACAGCCGCTACGAGCCGGATGCGAGCAAACGGGCGTATTATGAACGGCGTTATGCCAGGTATTTGAAATATTACGCGCAACATTCCGCCGGAATTTGACGGGAGGCCGATTCAGGAGGTGCTTGACGGCATGAACATTTTGATTACGCCCAAATCGTTTCATACCTACAAGGAAAAAATTGATCCTCTGTTGGAACGTGCGGGTTACGGCATCCTTGCAAACGACACGGGCAGGACGTTGACGGAGGACGAGATCATCGAACTCGCCAAAGAAAATGTCGTGGGTATGATCGTGGGGATCGACCCTCTCTCCGAGAGAGTGCTCAGAAGCTGCCGGGATCTGAGAGCCGTTTCGAAATACGGCGTCGGGCTGGACAATATCGATTTGAAGGCGGCCGAAAAACTGAATATCAAAGTTGTAAGCGCTTTAGGTAGCAATCACATATCTGTCGCGGAACTGGCGATCGCGCTGATGTTCGAAGCCGCGCGCAGAGTTTCCGTCATGATCGCCGACGTGAAGAACGGAGGGTGGAGCCGGGTTCGGGGAATCGAACTGACGGGCAAAACGGTTGGCGTGATCGGCGGCGGCATGATCGGCAAGGAGGTGGCCAAACGAGCGAAGGGCCTTTGCATGAACGTGTTGTTGTACGACCCTTATTTTAACGATTTCGAGTTTCTGGAACAGCATGAGATAACCCGTTGCGACTCCTTGCCGGAGATCTTGTCGGTATCGGATGTGGTCACGCTGCATCTTCCGCTTGTTCCGGAAACCCGGCATCTGATCAATTCCGACACGCTGCAGCGGATGAAGCCGTCCGCCATTCTCATCAATACCTCCAGAGGAGAGCTGGTCGACGAAGACAGCCTGTATGCCGCCTTGAAGGATAAAAGGATCGCGTTTGCCGCGCAGGATGTATTTTCCAAGGAGCCGCCGTCTCCGTCCGAAAAGCTGTTGACGCTGGATAACTTTGTCTTGACGCCTCACGCCGGAGCCTATACCGCGGAGGCGGTCGAGAAAATGGCGATCCGTTCCGTCCATAATTTGATGGATTTGTTAAAAGAAATGGAGACGCGGACACGGGGAGGGGGTGAAAAATGAAAACGGTGGGGGAACACAGTCACCGCGCGTTACCGGTGTTGTCGGAGCAAAGGTTATGGGGAAAATCGCACAATCGGGAGGAGAAGTTCGATGATCCAAGCCAAGAGAATCGTCGGCGTCCTGTTGGCCATGGTTTTGGTATTGTCCGTATTGGCCGCTTGCGGAACAGAAGACAGCCAGGGATCTCCCAACAAAAAATACGTCTTGAAATTCAACCATGTGTTGTCGGAATCGGAACCGTTTCACCAAGGATTTCTGAATTGGGCGGAACGCGTGAAGGAAAGGACGAACGGCGGGCTCGAAATCCAAGTATTCCCCAGCGCTCAGTTGGGTGTGGAAGAAGACATCATCGAGCAATTGAAGCAGGGTGTCAATGTGGGCCAGAATACCGATTCAGCCCGTCTTGGGATGTACGTTCCCGATATCGCGGTGATGAACGCCCCTTATTTCGTGAACAGCATTGAAGAAGTCGAGAAGTTAAACGAACTGCCTTCCGTGAAAAAATGGATGGAAGAATTGGAGAACAAACACGGGATTAAGGTTTTATCCTTCAACTGGGTTCAAGGATTCAGACATATGGTTACGAACAAGCCGATCCGGACGCCGCAAGATCTGAAGGGGCTTCGAATCCGGACCCCCGGCGTGCCGATTTGGCAGGAGTCCGTCCGCGCCCTGGGTGCGTCCCCCGTGGCGCTGCCGTTCGGCGAAGTGTACGTCGGCCTGCAGCAGGGAGCCATCGACGGCGCCGAGCTCGTGTACCGGAACGTGACGGGCGGCAAGCTGTACGAGGCTTCGAAATACATCAGCGAGACGAAACACATCTTGCTGATTAATTTCGAGGTCATCAGCAAGAAATTTTTCGACAGCCTTCCGAAGGAATACCAGGACATTCTCGTCGAAGAGGCCAACAAGGCGGGGCTTGAAACGTCCAGGATCATGGAGCAGGAAGCGGAACAAATCAAGCAGGAACTTATCGGCAAAGGCATGACCATCGTGTCGGATGTGGATATCGAAGCCTTTAAAAAGGCCGGGGAAGCGGCGTACGAGAAATTGAACCTGACCGAAGTGCGGGACCGGATTTACAAGGAAATGGGCAAAACCCCATAAGCCGCGACCGTA
Protein-coding sequences here:
- a CDS encoding C4-dicarboxylate TRAP transporter substrate-binding protein translates to MIQAKRIVGVLLAMVLVLSVLAACGTEDSQGSPNKKYVLKFNHVLSESEPFHQGFLNWAERVKERTNGGLEIQVFPSAQLGVEEDIIEQLKQGVNVGQNTDSARLGMYVPDIAVMNAPYFVNSIEEVEKLNELPSVKKWMEELENKHGIKVLSFNWVQGFRHMVTNKPIRTPQDLKGLRIRTPGVPIWQESVRALGASPVALPFGEVYVGLQQGAIDGAELVYRNVTGGKLYEASKYISETKHILLINFEVISKKFFDSLPKEYQDILVEEANKAGLETSRIMEQEAEQIKQELIGKGMTIVSDVDIEAFKKAGEAAYEKLNLTEVRDRIYKEMGKTP
- a CDS encoding GntR family transcriptional regulator yields the protein MEILNYKTETLVEVAYRAIKKDITERILVPGQKIVVRELHERYGISETPIKQALNRLVTEGLVESFPRRGMCVRKVKWQEIEELMDIRCMFETYYIDRVMETFKNNAEIREKFLENLTEHKRIIENIRDLNDYFQNYYLDQEFHQLFVKCSGNHRMLQIYNNLGTHVYAHYVYGRQPREGMIQGVKEHEAIYHALTAQDEAELRRCIEVHIANAKKNVYEMLQHDQDR
- a CDS encoding phosphoglycerate dehydrogenase; the protein is MNILITPKSFHTYKEKIDPLLERAGYGILANDTGRTLTEDEIIELAKENVVGMIVGIDPLSERVLRSCRDLRAVSKYGVGLDNIDLKAAEKLNIKVVSALGSNHISVAELAIALMFEAARRVSVMIADVKNGGWSRVRGIELTGKTVGVIGGGMIGKEVAKRAKGLCMNVLLYDPYFNDFEFLEQHEITRCDSLPEILSVSDVVTLHLPLVPETRHLINSDTLQRMKPSAILINTSRGELVDEDSLYAALKDKRIAFAAQDVFSKEPPSPSEKLLTLDNFVLTPHAGAYTAEAVEKMAIRSVHNLMDLLKEMETRTRGGGEK
- a CDS encoding gluconokinase, which produces MLILILEASTASAKAMLYKSGEGAVDLLLNNYSAEAGDTLTYDADKIMEETLRTGKRLLERNGIGRVDMVAACSIWSHSLVLLDKNKSPVSRLSTWADTSASVTTDKYRKDTELFTSLYKRTGCPIHVSYTIWKYIHEKENGGSGRAAFIASMPEYLFLKLTGEFAASISTASASGFLNLHTLRWDEEALRLAGVDGSMLPNLVESEYTAPLSGEAAAMLGLAEGTPVLVTGADGCMNQVAAGAFADQIMSLSVGTSAAMRISTEKPVLADYPSTWCYVGVENMWIAGSAIAGAGNSIDWMGKKILGFHRGISLQDLDRGAERSLMKGEAPIFLPFLAGERCPGWDDTKRAMLFEMRIDHDLYDLYYSALEGVLFNLKQCYEITLPIVGQPPKWISISGGIEKSPFWLRMAASIFGLPVHTDGLLHASLVGTAYMGLKAAGEIASVKDIKPTFNSRYEPDASKRAYYERRYARYLKYYAQHSAGI